One region of Catenuloplanes indicus genomic DNA includes:
- a CDS encoding alpha/beta fold hydrolase yields the protein MHIVLVHGAGGTPTTWSEVTPLLAAAGHPHTLVTNPMTSLEDDVAHTRAVAEGVGGPVLLVGHSYGGAVITNVGRSDVVKGLVYVAAFAPDEGETVNGIVERYPPAEVSKFMRRGPNGEWKSEHTDEYWAEIGWDVPVEQRVIWDTESRQSDNRIFTQPTGEPAWRTKPAWYLVAAEDRTLSTVVQRDMAARANAITEEVPGSHFTPRVRPAEVVAFIEKALAAL from the coding sequence ATGCACATCGTCCTCGTCCACGGCGCCGGCGGGACCCCGACCACCTGGTCCGAGGTCACGCCGCTGCTGGCCGCCGCCGGCCACCCGCACACGCTCGTCACCAACCCGATGACGTCCCTGGAGGACGATGTCGCGCACACCCGCGCCGTGGCCGAGGGCGTCGGCGGGCCGGTGCTGCTGGTCGGTCACTCCTACGGCGGCGCGGTGATAACCAACGTGGGCCGCTCCGACGTGGTGAAGGGACTCGTCTACGTGGCCGCGTTCGCACCGGACGAGGGCGAGACCGTGAACGGCATCGTGGAGCGCTACCCCCCGGCCGAGGTCTCCAAGTTCATGCGGCGCGGCCCGAACGGCGAGTGGAAGTCCGAACACACCGACGAGTACTGGGCCGAGATCGGCTGGGACGTGCCGGTCGAGCAGCGGGTCATCTGGGACACCGAGTCCCGGCAGAGCGACAACCGGATCTTCACCCAGCCGACCGGCGAGCCCGCGTGGCGGACCAAGCCGGCCTGGTACCTGGTCGCGGCCGAGGACAGGACGCTCAGCACGGTCGTCCAGCGGGACATGGCCGCGCGCGCGAACGCGATCACCGAGGAGGTGCCGGGCAGCCACTTCACGCCGCGCGTCCGGCCGGCCGAGGTGGTCGCGTTCATCGAGAAGGCCCTGGCCGCGCTGTGA
- a CDS encoding ABC transporter ATP-binding protein, which translates to MTALLEIRDLRVEFDVPAGRLPAVAGIDLDLRAGELLALVGESGSGKSALSMSLVGLNRGPAAHISGAVRFGGRDLVAATEKELRGVRGKDISVVFQDALAALNPTQKVGDQVAEMIRTHRRIGRRDAWRRAEELLGEVGIANPAQAARAYPHQLSGGMRQRVMIAIGLANDPAVLIADEPTTALDVTIQAQVLKLLKRLQAEHGTSIVLITHDLGVVAEVADRVAVMYAGRVIEQGTRDEVLFDPQHPYTMALLGSVPRVDGPHADRLPAIAGSPLTGVTRPPGCAFAPRCAFASDGCTDHVPELRQRYGGPGHLDRCLLDEPARVRARAGSDPEVVTP; encoded by the coding sequence GTGACCGCGCTGCTGGAGATCCGCGACCTGCGGGTGGAGTTCGACGTGCCGGCCGGGCGGCTGCCCGCGGTCGCCGGCATCGACCTCGACCTGCGCGCCGGTGAGCTGCTCGCGCTGGTCGGCGAGTCCGGCTCCGGCAAGTCCGCGCTCTCGATGAGCCTGGTCGGGCTGAACCGCGGGCCGGCCGCGCACATCAGCGGCGCGGTGCGCTTCGGCGGCCGGGACCTGGTGGCCGCGACCGAGAAGGAGCTGCGCGGCGTGCGCGGCAAGGACATCTCCGTGGTGTTCCAGGACGCGCTCGCCGCGCTCAACCCGACGCAGAAGGTCGGTGACCAGGTCGCCGAGATGATCCGCACGCACCGGCGGATCGGCCGCCGGGACGCCTGGAGGCGCGCGGAGGAGCTGCTCGGCGAGGTCGGCATCGCGAACCCGGCGCAGGCCGCGCGCGCCTACCCGCACCAGCTCTCCGGCGGCATGCGGCAACGCGTCATGATCGCGATCGGGCTGGCGAACGACCCGGCCGTGCTGATCGCGGACGAGCCGACCACCGCGCTGGACGTGACCATCCAGGCGCAGGTACTCAAGCTGCTCAAACGCCTCCAGGCCGAGCACGGCACGTCGATCGTGCTGATCACGCACGACCTCGGCGTGGTCGCGGAGGTCGCGGACCGGGTCGCGGTGATGTACGCGGGCCGGGTCATCGAGCAGGGCACCCGGGACGAGGTGCTGTTCGATCCGCAGCACCCGTACACGATGGCGCTGCTCGGCTCCGTCCCCCGCGTCGACGGGCCGCACGCGGACCGCCTCCCGGCGATCGCCGGCAGCCCGCTCACCGGCGTCACCCGGCCGCCCGGCTGCGCGTTCGCGCCCCGCTGCGCGTTCGCTTCGGACGGCTGCACGGATCACGTGCCAGAACTGCGGCAGCGGTACGGCGGCCCCGGTCACCTGGACCGCTGCCTGCTGGACGAGCCGGCCCGGGTGCGGGCCCGAGCCGGCTCCGATCCCGAGGTGGTGACGCCGTGA
- a CDS encoding ABC transporter ATP-binding protein, translating into MTPKPTPLLELSGLRVEFNGSAGRKVRAVRDVDLAIYEGETLGLVGESGCGKSTLGRAMLRITEPTAGSINYLGLDITRLRGTVFRRTRADLQMVFQDPFGSLNPRRTIADIVAEPMLRARGMDRASARQAVDALLEQVGLGREAGARRPHEFSGGQRQRIGIARALAPSPRFVVADEPVSALDVSIQAQVINLLTDLIRERGLTMLFISHDLGVVRHIADRIAVMYLGQIIEIASRDDFFAGPAHPYGEALLSSVPSLGSTARERIELAGELPDPADPPPGCTFHTRCRYAIDRCTTEAPELREIAPGRQVRCHLPLVALSTAPPPSPAAPVSKGSIA; encoded by the coding sequence GTGACGCCGAAACCCACGCCACTGCTGGAGCTGTCCGGGCTCCGCGTCGAGTTCAACGGCTCGGCCGGCCGGAAGGTACGCGCGGTCCGGGACGTCGACCTCGCCATCTACGAGGGGGAGACGCTCGGGCTGGTCGGCGAGTCCGGCTGCGGCAAGTCCACGCTCGGCCGGGCCATGCTGCGGATCACCGAGCCGACCGCGGGCTCGATCAACTATCTCGGGCTGGACATCACCCGGCTGCGGGGCACGGTGTTCCGGCGTACCCGCGCGGATCTTCAGATGGTCTTCCAGGACCCGTTCGGGTCGCTCAACCCGCGCCGGACCATCGCGGACATCGTGGCCGAGCCGATGCTGCGGGCCCGCGGCATGGACCGCGCCTCCGCGCGGCAGGCCGTGGACGCGCTGCTGGAGCAGGTCGGCCTGGGCCGGGAGGCGGGCGCGCGGCGGCCGCACGAGTTCTCCGGCGGGCAGCGGCAGCGGATCGGGATCGCCCGCGCGCTGGCGCCGTCACCGCGGTTCGTGGTCGCGGACGAGCCGGTCTCCGCGCTGGACGTGTCCATCCAGGCCCAGGTGATCAACCTACTCACCGACCTGATCCGCGAGCGCGGCCTGACGATGCTGTTCATCTCGCACGACCTGGGCGTGGTCCGGCACATCGCGGACCGGATCGCGGTCATGTACCTCGGGCAGATCATCGAGATCGCGTCCAGGGACGACTTCTTCGCCGGGCCGGCCCACCCGTACGGCGAGGCGCTGCTGTCGTCCGTGCCGTCGCTCGGCTCGACCGCTCGCGAGCGGATCGAGCTGGCCGGTGAGCTGCCCGATCCCGCCGATCCGCCGCCGGGGTGCACGTTCCACACCCGCTGCCGGTACGCGATCGACCGCTGCACGACCGAGGCGCCCGAGCTGCGTGAGATCGCGCCCGGTCGGCAGGTCCGCTGCCACCTCCCGCTCGTCGCCCTGTCCACCGCGCCGCCGCCGTCCCCGGCCGCGCCCGTCTCGAAAGGCTCCATCGCATGA
- a CDS encoding amidohydrolase family protein, with product MIIDAYNTTQDVRGRSDYLTGARKGQAPPPYTPFDPRRILDRMDAAGVDLAMVCSLAQRIENDFIAGLVKAHPDRLFGFGQVMPQADDALDEIARMRDLGIVGLKLHPSLHGYHVADHGLLDPVFERCAELGMPILINALDDAFCAPLAIEEIAKDHPDVPTIIAHMGAVWNVPEAIIVAERNPHIYLETSATLIADVKRAYARLGPDQILLGSEWPGSDFDLERMKIAKAVPDEADRAKVEGGNMARILGL from the coding sequence ATGATCATTGACGCGTACAACACCACGCAGGACGTTCGCGGGCGCTCCGACTACCTGACCGGCGCGCGAAAGGGGCAGGCGCCGCCGCCGTACACGCCGTTCGACCCGCGCCGGATCCTGGACCGGATGGACGCCGCGGGCGTGGACCTGGCCATGGTCTGCTCGCTCGCCCAGCGGATCGAGAACGACTTCATCGCCGGACTGGTCAAGGCGCACCCGGACCGGCTCTTCGGCTTCGGCCAGGTGATGCCGCAGGCGGACGACGCGCTGGACGAGATCGCCCGCATGCGCGACCTCGGCATCGTCGGCCTGAAGCTGCACCCGTCGCTGCACGGCTACCACGTCGCGGACCACGGCCTGCTCGACCCGGTCTTCGAGCGGTGCGCCGAGCTGGGCATGCCGATCCTGATCAACGCGCTGGACGACGCGTTCTGTGCACCGCTGGCGATCGAGGAGATCGCCAAGGACCACCCGGACGTGCCGACGATCATCGCGCACATGGGCGCGGTCTGGAACGTGCCCGAGGCGATCATCGTGGCCGAGCGGAACCCGCACATCTACCTGGAGACCTCGGCGACGCTGATAGCGGACGTCAAGCGCGCGTACGCCCGGCTCGGCCCGGACCAGATCCTGCTCGGCAGCGAGTGGCCGGGATCCGACTTCGACCTGGAACGCATGAAGATCGCCAAGGCCGTGCCGGACGAGGCGGACCGCGCGAAGGTCGAGGGCGGCAACATGGCTCGGATCCTGGGCCTGTGA